Genomic segment of Terriglobia bacterium:
ACCCCGGAATTCGCAGAATTCCGGGGTGCGACCCCCTCAATCAGCTGGATGCGATTCCGGCGAGTTCCGGCATTAGGGCCCGTACAATTCCATCAGAACTCATGTTTGATTTCATTGTCCCTGCGAGCATTGCCGGAGACATCATGAGCTTTTCCGCGTCTTCTGCGCGCATCGGCTTGGAGAAGTAAAAACCTTGGGCGAATTTGCACTCCACTTCCTTTAGAAATACCAGTTGCTCCTCTGTTTCGACGCCCTCGGCCACGACATCCAATCCCAGTTTCTGTGCCAGGCGCATGATCGAACTGACTATCGTTTCTTCCTTTTGTCCGCTACCCATCGCCATGGTGAAGGAGCGGTCGATTTTCAGAGTGTCGAGCGGGAAACGCTGGAGGTAGCTGAGAGAAGAGTACCCGGTGCCGAAATCGTCGATGGCAAGCCGGACTCCAAGCTCTTTGAGCCGCGACAGGAGGTTCACTGCGGCAACGGGATCCGACATCAAACTGCTTTCGGTTATTTCCAGTTTCAACGAGTTCTCGGGAAGACCGAGTTGTCCCAGCAACGCTTCGACCCTTTCAGCGAAGTGCGGCTGCGGAAACTGCCTGACGGAAAGATTTACGCTCATGGTCAAATCAGCATAATCCGGCACCAGTTTTCTCCACTCGGCAAGCTGTGCGCAGGCCCGCTCCAGGACCTGCCAACCCATATCCCGAATCAATCCTGTTTCTTCGGCCACGGGAATGAACTCGTTGGGGCCAACCAGACCTCGGCCGGGATGTTGCCAACGCACCAGAGCTTCGAAGCCAACGATCTTGCCTGAATCGAGCGAGATGATCGGCTGATAGAAATTACGGAACTCATCACGCTCAATGCCGTGGCGGAGATCCGTTTCCAACTGCAGGCGCTCAATGACGGACGCACGCATCTCGCCGTCGAATATTTCATAGCGCGCTTTGCCTAAGGATTTGGCGCGATACATTGCGGTGTCGGCGTCGCGCAGAAATTCCTCCGCGGTCTGATAGTCCAGAGTGCTGACTGCGATGCCGATGCTGACGGTGGTGTATATCTCTTTGTCATCGATCTTGAAGGGGCGATTCAGCTCGCTCAGTAATCGGTCGGCCACGGCAGCCACGTCGGAGGGAAGATGAAGTTCATTGAGGAGAATCGCGAATTCGTCTCCACCCAGGCGTGCAAGCGTGACCTCGTCATCGAGGCGGGTCACCGTGTCCGTGGAGCGCAGTACTGTTTCCAACCGCTCGGCCACCTCGACAAGCAACTTGTCGCCGGCGAGATGCCCCAGGCTGTCATTGACCATTTTAAAGCCATCCAGGTCGAGGAAGAGAACGGCGAACAGATCTTCGGGATGACGCTTCCGGTAATCTATCCGCTGCACGAGCCGGTCTAAAAACAAGAGCCGGTTCGGGAGACCGGTTAGCGGGTCGGCCACCTTGCCGCCGGTGATGTCGGTTTGGGAGCCGGCCATGCGGTGAGGCGCACCCGATTCGTCGCAAACCATCATTCCCCGGATCAGCATCCAACGGTAGGTACCGTTTTTATGACGTAGGCGGGCTTCAGCCTCCAGGTGGGCGGTTTCACCTTTCAGATGCGCTGCGATGGCATTATCCACCTGATCTTTGTCAGACGAGTGGATACGGTCGAATAACTCCGCGGGCTGATCGCCGATTTCAGTTTCCGGGTGTCCGAGCATCGACTTCCAGCGGGGAGAAAAGTAGACGGTTTGATCGACTAAATTCCAGTCCCATAGACCATCATTGGAGCCGCGAGCCGCCAGCGCATAACGTTCTTCGCTTTCCCGCAACGCCTTTTCGGTGTGTTTGTACGACAACTGGTTGCCGATGCGGGCTAAGGCGACGGGAAAATCCACCGGTTTGGTGAGGTAATCATTGGCACCCAGTTCGAGGGCTATCACGATGTCCTCACTCTGGTTTTTTGCCGTCACCATAATGACAGGGAGCTGCGCTGCAGAGTACGTCTGCCGTATCTTTGACAGGGCATCGAGGCCGCTGATTTCGGGCATTTCGATATCGAGCAACAATAAATCGACTTTTTCCTGCTTGATGCGGTCTTCCAACTGGTGAGCGCTGTCGGCAACCGTCACCGAGTACCCCTTCCGGGTCAGCCGGCGGGCGAGCATATCGCGATTCATTTCGTTATCGTCAACAATGAGCAAACGATCAGACTTGGAATTCATGACACCTCTTCTCGGCGAGCAAATGTTCTATTTTTTCGCTTAACCTTGCGAAATCGACCGGCTTCGTATCGTAATCATCGCAGCCCACCTCGAAGGCCTTTTGACGATCGGTAACCAGTGCGTGAGCCGTCAGCGCGATAATCGGAATATCGCGGGTGCTCTCGGCCGATTTCAGCAGCCGCGCGACCTCCCAACCATCGATGTCGGGTAAACCGATATCCATCAGAATCAAATCGGGTGCTTCCGAGGCCGCCATGGCACGGCCTTGCTCGCCGTCATGCGCCATGACTACGGAGTAACCCCGCCTTTGCAGGCGCCGCGAGAGCATGTCGCGGTTCATTTCATTGTCTTCAACAAGTAGAATCTTTGGCATCTGAACTCCTTCCTGTGCCCTAACTCGAAGACGCTTCCAGTTCGACCGGACGTGTCCGGTATTGCTCCAGAGCAACCGCAAGCCGGTCCCGGTCTATGGGTTTCACCAGGTAATCGGACGCCCCCCGATCGAGGCCCAGCGCCTCGTTGTCGACAACCGTCACCATGATTACGGGAATCGAGGCCAACTCCGGATCTTCTTTAAACTCCGCCAGGACGTCCCAACCGTCGAGACCGGGCATGACCACATCCAGGGTGATGATCCTGGGACGGATTTCGCGCGCCAGCCGCAGGCCGGCTTCGCCGCTTTCTGCGGCAACCGTGTTAAATCCCAATTTGCCGAGGGTGCGCGTCATCAGGTCGCGCACAGTGGCATCGTCGTCGATAATAAGGATGGTGTCTGACTGCTCCTTCTTTTCTACAGCCACAGTTGTTTCCCGCGGCTCTTCCGGCCGAACCTTCTGAACCGGCGGTGGAGCTGCCTCTGTGCCGCCCGCAGCGACGGAGGCAGGGAGCGTCACTGTAAATGTGGAGCCTTCGCCGATCTTGCTTTCGACATCAATTCGGCCATGCATCATCTCGGCGAAGCGGGAACTGATGGCAAGACCCAGGCCCGTTCCACCGAATTTGCGCACAATGGAAGTATCAGCCTGGGCAAAATCCTGGAAAAGCTTCCACTGCTGTTCAGGCGTCATGCCTATGCCGCTGTCGGTAACGCGGAAAATGATCCAGTCCTGCTCGTTCTCGTCGCTCCGGCGTTCCACGTCCAGGGTAATCGTGCCATGATCCGTGAACTTACAAGCGTTACTGACGAGATTAAATAAGACCTGCCGGACTTTCGTGACATCAGCATGCATGGCGCCGAGCTCTTCTGGCACATTCAGCGTAAGCCGGTTGGAATTCTTCTCTGCCGCAGGTTGAAGAGTTGTACCGATTTCTTCGATCAATGGATCAAGCTGGAAGGTCTCCAGGTGAAGCGCCATTTTCCCGGCTTCAATTTTCGAAAGGTCCAGCACATCATTGATCAGCGAAAGTAAATGCTTCCCGGCCGACTGAATCCTCTGCAAATCCCGCACACTTTCGGCCTGGCCGGATTCGCGAGACTCTTCCTCGAGCATTTCGCTATAGCCGATGATTGCGTTGAGCGGCGTGCGCAATTCGTGGCTCATATTGGCAAGGAAGGCGCTTTTTGCACGGCTTGCATCTTCGGCCGAGTCCTTCGCCTTCAGGAGTTCCTCCTGGGTCCGTTTGCGATGGAAGATTTCCTGTTCCAATTCTTTGGTGCGGGTCTTCAGGTCGTCATTGGCCCGCTGGACCGCCTTATCCCGGTGCTGAATTTCGGAAAGCATCGTGTTGAAACCGTCGATCAGGCGCCCGATCTCGTCGCCGCAGGACTTCACCGCACGCACGGCGTAGTTTCTGTCCACCGAGACTGCTCTCATGGTCTGTTCCAGATGCAGGATCGGCCCGGAAACCAGAATCTGGAGCTTCGAAGAAACCAGCCAGGAAAACGCGCCGGAGATCAAAACAAAGATCCCCAGGATTCCCGCATACTGGCGCGCGCGGGCATTCCAGCGCTGCATGTCGGACTGAAGGAAGAGCGTCCCAAGGCGCTCACCGCCCAGCTTAACCTCGCTGAAGACCTCAATATAATTGCCCTCGAGCCGGTAACCGTCTCCGCCGGGACGTTCCGGAACGGGGGCGTTCAGGTTGTCGGCACGGGAATAGTGCGCAAAAATATGGCCGTCGGTCGTATACAGAACCGCCGCCAGGACGTCGTCCTTGGCTGTAAGGGCGGATAGCGTGACCTTTGCTGCGGCCTCATCCTTGAATGCCATCGCTGCGGCGCTGTTATAGGCAATGATCTGCGCCTGCGTTGTTAGATCCTGGTTGAGCAGTTTCCGGAATGAAACCAGGTCGTAAACCAGGAAGCTCGCGGAAGAGAGAACCAATGCGATGCTGCTGGTCAGCATCGCCATCAGTGTCAGTTTGCGTTTGATCGAGAGATCTCTAAGATTCATGGGGATCACCTCGACGTCTGGACAATTTTTGCCAGACTGAGCAGCCGCGAACTTATGTTGAGATTTGCCTGTTTGGCGGCGTCCACATTGACTTCGAACCGGACTTTGCCGTCGTCGAGAATCAGGTTGATGATGCCGCCTTGCCTCGTAAATCGAGGAGTTTCACCGATTGTCAGTACGAACGTGCCGTTCAGCAATTGGATTATTTCATCGGCGTGCGCACTCTCTCCGGAGGCGAGAAAGAGAATATGACAGCCGCATTCTTTGGTATCTTTCGGGACTCTCAATCGCTTTACAAGGATCGGGTGGTTTTCGACCTTTTTCCCATCCACAGCCCGCTCGAGAGTCGCCGCAAAGGATTCGTTGCCCAGAACGCCAATCACTATCGGTTGGGCGGAATTTGAAAAAGCGTTCTGAGGCCATTCGACCAGCTTGGCGAAATTGTAGATAAAGCCGGCCTTCACAAGGTATTCAGATGAACCAGACGATGAATCGAATGTTTGAGCTCGCGCTTGCAACCCGGATATCAGGAAGATTGCGGCAAGGGCAAACGGTAGTCTCAGATGTCTCATGATCGAGGTAACTCCATCTTTAGATCGTTTCTCGTGTGCAAAATTAGCCCTTTACCTAAAATTCCAAGTCATTGTTGCGTGTACAGTACGATTCACCTGAGTCGGCGACGTATTGATGAAGTCGGGAATAAATTCCAGATGCCGATTGTTGAAAAGGTTCTGACCGGCTAAGGAGAATTCCAGTTTCGGTGTCGGTTTCCACCCGACCCGGGCATCCAGCGAGTAATAGCCTGGTATCGCCAGACCATTTAGCGCGGACACATAGCGCAGCGTCAGATCCTGCTCGAACCTCTTGGACAGATCGAGCGAGGATCGCATGTAATATTCGTGCCGGGGGCTCGCCCCGCCCGGGTTCGGAGTAGTCGTATCGAGGCTGTCCGCGTCCCGCTGAATATTCATTTTTAGAAAACTGTAGGAACCCGCAAGTTTCCACATCGATGTGGGCTTCCATTCTCCGAACACTTCCGTCCCATATGTCGCACCGCTCATTTTGTTGCCTGCGAAAAGCGGCAACGTCAGGTGCACTGACGACGGCGAGGCCTCCAGGAACGGCTGTCCCGGCTCTGCCGAAAGAAGGTGGCTGTACGAGTTGTAGAATGTAGCGATATCCGCGGAGAATGTTCGCGTGGGATGAACGCGGTAGCCGGCTTCGTAGGCGATCATATCTTCAGACTTGAAGGTATGGTCACCAAACACGGAAGCGACCAGCGGCAATCCCAGCGTCTGCTCGGACGGCGGGACGACTGCGGCATTCAAGCGCACATCCTCTTCGGTCCGGGCCGGCGTTCGCACGGCACGTGAGATGGAGGCCCAGGCCGAGTGTCTCGGATTCATCGTCC
This window contains:
- a CDS encoding YfiR family protein, translated to MRHLRLPFALAAIFLISGLQARAQTFDSSSGSSEYLVKAGFIYNFAKLVEWPQNAFSNSAQPIVIGVLGNESFAATLERAVDGKKVENHPILVKRLRVPKDTKECGCHILFLASGESAHADEIIQLLNGTFVLTIGETPRFTRQGGIINLILDDGKVRFEVNVDAAKQANLNISSRLLSLAKIVQTSR
- a CDS encoding EAL domain-containing protein encodes the protein MNSKSDRLLIVDDNEMNRDMLARRLTRKGYSVTVADSAHQLEDRIKQEKVDLLLLDIEMPEISGLDALSKIRQTYSAAQLPVIMVTAKNQSEDIVIALELGANDYLTKPVDFPVALARIGNQLSYKHTEKALRESEERYALAARGSNDGLWDWNLVDQTVYFSPRWKSMLGHPETEIGDQPAELFDRIHSSDKDQVDNAIAAHLKGETAHLEAEARLRHKNGTYRWMLIRGMMVCDESGAPHRMAGSQTDITGGKVADPLTGLPNRLLFLDRLVQRIDYRKRHPEDLFAVLFLDLDGFKMVNDSLGHLAGDKLLVEVAERLETVLRSTDTVTRLDDEVTLARLGGDEFAILLNELHLPSDVAAVADRLLSELNRPFKIDDKEIYTTVSIGIAVSTLDYQTAEEFLRDADTAMYRAKSLGKARYEIFDGEMRASVIERLQLETDLRHGIERDEFRNFYQPIISLDSGKIVGFEALVRWQHPGRGLVGPNEFIPVAEETGLIRDMGWQVLERACAQLAEWRKLVPDYADLTMSVNLSVRQFPQPHFAERVEALLGQLGLPENSLKLEITESSLMSDPVAAVNLLSRLKELGVRLAIDDFGTGYSSLSYLQRFPLDTLKIDRSFTMAMGSGQKEETIVSSIMRLAQKLGLDVVAEGVETEEQLVFLKEVECKFAQGFYFSKPMRAEDAEKLMMSPAMLAGTMKSNMSSDGIVRALMPELAGIASS
- a CDS encoding response regulator; translation: MPKILLVEDNEMNRDMLSRRLQRRGYSVVMAHDGEQGRAMAASEAPDLILMDIGLPDIDGWEVARLLKSAESTRDIPIIALTAHALVTDRQKAFEVGCDDYDTKPVDFARLSEKIEHLLAEKRCHEFQV
- a CDS encoding ATP-binding protein gives rise to the protein MNLRDLSIKRKLTLMAMLTSSIALVLSSASFLVYDLVSFRKLLNQDLTTQAQIIAYNSAAAMAFKDEAAAKVTLSALTAKDDVLAAVLYTTDGHIFAHYSRADNLNAPVPERPGGDGYRLEGNYIEVFSEVKLGGERLGTLFLQSDMQRWNARARQYAGILGIFVLISGAFSWLVSSKLQILVSGPILHLEQTMRAVSVDRNYAVRAVKSCGDEIGRLIDGFNTMLSEIQHRDKAVQRANDDLKTRTKELEQEIFHRKRTQEELLKAKDSAEDASRAKSAFLANMSHELRTPLNAIIGYSEMLEEESRESGQAESVRDLQRIQSAGKHLLSLINDVLDLSKIEAGKMALHLETFQLDPLIEEIGTTLQPAAEKNSNRLTLNVPEELGAMHADVTKVRQVLFNLVSNACKFTDHGTITLDVERRSDENEQDWIIFRVTDSGIGMTPEQQWKLFQDFAQADTSIVRKFGGTGLGLAISSRFAEMMHGRIDVESKIGEGSTFTVTLPASVAAGGTEAAPPPVQKVRPEEPRETTVAVEKKEQSDTILIIDDDATVRDLMTRTLGKLGFNTVAAESGEAGLRLAREIRPRIITLDVVMPGLDGWDVLAEFKEDPELASIPVIMVTVVDNEALGLDRGASDYLVKPIDRDRLAVALEQYRTRPVELEASSS